TTGGCTGAATTATCAAAGATATAATTCGTAGATTCCGCAAGCTGTATTCTGGCCAGCTCGTGTGAACAAACCCCTTCATTGGTCAGAGAACAGGCATGCACGCAATGCATGCAGCAAGTACAGTGTTCTTCATCTACAATGATAACACCTTTAGATAAGGGCACATGTACCGGCGGCACAAATGCCGGTTTTATGAGCCGTTTTTTGGCACTTTCTTCTGTTTGGATATTTTGATTAGACAATCGAATTCTCCTCTTAACAGGATGTCTTATTCTATAGTCCAAGCACCGGAATTAATACTTCAGGAAGATTTTTAATCTCTATTTTACCACCTCTCTTTGTCGCAGCAGATCTTAAGAAGTAATGGCAATCACCGTCGGGAGCTACAATCCGGGTTAAATTATTTTTTTCGGCATTTTCCAAAATAGCATCGGCATCCTGTTTGCAGCAGATCTTTCTGGGCAGATCCACTATTTCCATGCCTTTTACAGTGCCCAACACTTTACGATATCTTTTCCAATCAAGGTTGCTGTTGTGAGGATAAAACTTGTGACATCCTTCAAAAAAACCGATTGTTGTCGGCTCAACTTTGAGATCTGTGTTTTCCATCTTATCCATAATCAGATCATAAATAAAACGATGGCGTTCAGGCTCATCAGGAAACGACCTTTTTATAACAGCGGCACATACCTGGCAGGCATAGACCATTATTTTTTGCCCGGACTTTTCCGCCAGATCAACATTGAACTGCCTCATTTTATGAGCCTGGTCATCCATTTCTTTCTGGCGTTCTTTTGAAATACCTATGATTTCGCGTGAATCCTGAACCATAGGGGCACCGCAACAGACTTCCTTGTCCGAATAGTTGTAATCAATTCCAAGCGCATTTACTATCTTAACCGTATCGCGCAATTTATTAGTGCTCCAAAAAGGTACATAACAACTCCAGACGATGAAGTTATCTGATTTGGGATTTGGTTCCTTTACTCCTATATTCCGAAGCACTCCAGTACGCAAAACCGAAGGAATAGAATGGTTTCCAGTCTTCCAGCAGTCGTCCACCTGTTCCTCCAGACTTCTCCCGGCAGCCAGATATTCAATAAACTCTGCAAATTCTTTACTGTACTTTACATTTCTCTTATGCATGGTCTTTTCTCCTTGTATAAGTAATGTTTCAACCTAAGTATTCAAACCCTTCTTTTCCGCTTCTTTTCGCAATTCTTCATAAAGGCTTAAATGGTCAATTTCGGCAGCAGGGCAAACATTATTGCATTCTCCGCACATGATGCAGGCATAAAGGCCGTTTTGAACTGCTTCTAAGACCCTGTCTGCTTCATCAAATGGGTCGTAGTAACGCAATCCCGAAGCAACAATACCTGCAGGGCCTATAAATTTTTCAGGGTCTTTGTCTTCATTAATTACCGGGCAGGCCGCAACACAACTTAAGCATCTGCAACACCATTCCAGGTTTCCTATCTTTTTGGCAAGGGCAGGGTTCATTACCGCAGTGATGTCGCTTTCTACAAGTGGTTTTGACCTCACCCTTACTTCTATCTTTGCTATCCTTTCACGTATTTTGCTCTTATCTACGATAAAATCCCGGATTACAGGAAATCCTTTTAAGGGCTCAAGAACGATATCACGGTCAATGCTTATGGGAGTAAAACATGCCATCATCGGTTCACCGTCAAGCATCATGGCACAACGTCCGCATACTCTCCCCCTGCACGAATAATCAAATGCTATGGCTTCATGGTTTTCATGGACATAAACAAGTATTTCAAGAACCGTTATATTTTTCTTCCAGGGAACATTATAAGTCTTATAGTAGGGCATAGCATCTATTGCCGGATCGTATTTAAATATCTTTACATTCATCCCTTCTCTCCTTTATATATCCTTTTAGATAATGTTTTACGATATCAGTCGCCCCTCTTGCGACAGCCTATCAATTGTACGCTTTGCTCACAGAGGCTCCTTCTGGCCTTGCCAAAAACATTATCTGAAAGTCTATAGGGTAAATTTATTGTCAATGAATTTTTTAACCTGCTCCGGTGAGTAGTCCAAAGTTACGATCGGCTTTTTCTCAAGCTGCAAATTTCCGTTTACAAGTTTAACCGTAATATTACACAGCCAGTTATCGTTATCCCTTTTGCTATAGTCCGACCTGTAATGCTGGCCTCTTGTTTCCGTTCTCATTAATGCCGCCCTGCACATACATTCCACAAGATCGATCATGTTATAATTTTCAATTGCTTCTTTCCATTCAGTGTTGAAGGTTTTTGTTTTAGCAGAAACAACCATCCTGGGAAGATCTTCTTTTTTTATCCGTTCTATTTCTTTTATTGAAGATTCAAGGCTTACCGCATCCCGTATCGGCCCTAAACCTTTATAGGCAGCCTTTTGAAGGGCATGTCTTACCACATGAGGCCTGATCGGATTTTTTACTTTTCTTCCAAGGATTTCATGAACTCGCGTAAACTCATTATATACAGGCTGCCAGTCTATGCTGTTTATCTTGTTATCTTCGGCGTATTTAACTGCCTTAATTGCTGCAAGTGAGGATGCACTCATATTTAAAGCTATGCCACCGCTTTTTGCACCTCTTAAGCCGCCACCCACGGGACAGAACAGACCGGGTATATCGGTTGCAAGATTTTCATCAATTATAGGATGTGCGTTCGATTCGTACCATTCAACCGCTACTTCAAGCCGATCCTTTTGAACATCGATTCCGAACAACTCCTTATAAGGCTTAACATTGCGCTTGTAAGTATCTCTAAGTTCATCAAGTATTTTGTTTGAGCGGCAGTCAATATATACGCCTCCATTGGGACTTCCCTTTCCTTCAAGGATTTTTTTTGCAACCTCGCGTGCAAATAATCCCCTGTTCATTTCCGCTTTAGGGATATTCTTCATCCAGAAGTCGCCATTTTTGTCGCAAATATATGCATAATTGATATCATCGGCGCCGATACCCCCATTGTAGCTTGCGGCAAGGCCTTCGGGATATATGCTTATCAGATCGTTTGCAAAAAACTCGCAGCCTGTTATTCTCGCACCGTTTCTTAAAGCAATAGCATCCAGATCCCCTGTATTATCAGGGCTTCCAAGAGAAACAGGGCTGACGGAAATCCAGCCGTAATGCCATGTGCAAGGACCTGTGGCTAAAATTGTGGCTTTAGCTCTGAAAACACGAAACGCTCCTGTAGGCAAATATATGCCCATTGCGCCTATACATTGTCCGTCCTGCATAAACAGGTTGGTAATTATTGTTTTGTCAACTACATTTATACCCTGTCTTTTTATCTCATCGGATTCATGTCTGCTGAATCCATGCTCTACCATTTCCTGGCCCGGCATCGGCACCTTGAATAGTTTTCCGGTTTTGGTTCTTGCAAAAGCAGTGGTGCCGCGGTTTGCTATATCAACCATTATACGGTGATTCGGCATATGATTAAAAACTGCTTTAAGTGCCTTCTGATTGCACAAACCTTCCGAATACCAGAAGTTGAACTTGTAAGCCATATCACCGTCTGTAATGCTGGTGATATAATTGTCCCAATTCATGCCAAAGCCGCCGCTGTATCCAAATGGCCCCTTATCTACCATCATCAGATTGGCCCCCTGGCCGAATGCCTCCATTGCAGCTGACACAGCAGCAAAACCACCACCGAGTATTAGTATATCAGTATTATAAACTTCATAAACCGGTTCAGGCACGTTAACTGTTTGCCCCTGAATCAGTATTTCTTTTGCAGTATCTTTAACGGCTGTAGCAGCACCGGCAAGATTGGCCATTCCCATACTGCCTGCTATACCGCCGGCAAAAAGTCCCGCATTTTTCAAAAACTCCCTGCGGGATGCCTTGTTATTCTCCTTCTTTTTTTCTTTTGCCATTTGTGTTGTTCCTTCCTTATTATACTACTGATCTTCCGCCGTCTATAGCGATGGATTGACCTGTGATATATGAAGCCCCACCAGAACACAGCCATAATACCGTTTCGGCAATCTCTTGCGGCAACCCGATTCTTCCCATAGGTGTAGTTGCATTGAGCTTTGCCTTGGCTTCCGGATCTCGGTTAAAATATCCCTCAGTTCCGGGAGTAAGGATCGGGCCCGGGCATACGGCGTTAACACGAATACCAAACTTGGCATACTCTAAAGCAGTTGTTTTTGTCAGTCCCAATACCCCATGTTTGCTGGCTGAATAAGCGCACTGGTATGGAGTACCGTGCAATCCCGAGGCTGATGACATATTTACTATAACCCCACCTCCCTGTTTTAACATAATAGGGATTTCATATTTCATACACAACCAGATTCCTTTTAGATTAATGTTCATAACATGATCCCAGTTTTCTTCAGCAAAATCCGCTGTTAACGCTAAATTTACACCTACCCCAACGTTATTAAAGGCATAATCAATACGGTCATATATCCCAATTGTTTCCCTTACCATCTCTTCTATATCACTTCGCTGGCTGATATCAGTCTTGATGAAATAGGCATCACCGCCTGCCTCTTTGATCATCCGGACAGTATCTTCACCACCTTTTACCATAATATCTGCAACAAGAATCTTTGCCTGTTCCCTTGCGAAAGCCAAAGCAGTTGCCTGACCAATCCCCATAGCCCCACCGGTTATCAGGGCCACCTTGTTCTGAAATTTGCCTTCCATGCGACATCTCCTTATAATGGGGTTCCCCCGTCCAAAGGCATTGTTAACCTGCCCCACTCCACGTAAGTAATCATATCCTTGATAAGAATAATTTGCCCATCAGGAAGGAATATACGGCCATTCGTTTTAACAAGATTTCCGTAACGAGTGGTATGGCCACTGCGTGTGATAA
The Pseudomonadota bacterium genome window above contains:
- a CDS encoding 4Fe-4S dicluster domain-containing protein, whose amino-acid sequence is MNVKIFKYDPAIDAMPYYKTYNVPWKKNITVLEILVYVHENHEAIAFDYSCRGRVCGRCAMMLDGEPMMACFTPISIDRDIVLEPLKGFPVIRDFIVDKSKIRERIAKIEVRVRSKPLVESDITAVMNPALAKKIGNLEWCCRCLSCVAACPVINEDKDPEKFIGPAGIVASGLRYYDPFDEADRVLEAVQNGLYACIMCGECNNVCPAAEIDHLSLYEELRKEAEKKGLNT
- a CDS encoding (Fe-S)-binding protein, producing MHKRNVKYSKEFAEFIEYLAAGRSLEEQVDDCWKTGNHSIPSVLRTGVLRNIGVKEPNPKSDNFIVWSCYVPFWSTNKLRDTVKIVNALGIDYNYSDKEVCCGAPMVQDSREIIGISKERQKEMDDQAHKMRQFNVDLAEKSGQKIMVYACQVCAAVIKRSFPDEPERHRFIYDLIMDKMENTDLKVEPTTIGFFEGCHKFYPHNSNLDWKRYRKVLGTVKGMEIVDLPRKICCKQDADAILENAEKNNLTRIVAPDGDCHYFLRSAATKRGGKIEIKNLPEVLIPVLGL
- a CDS encoding SDR family oxidoreductase, which encodes MEGKFQNKVALITGGAMGIGQATALAFAREQAKILVADIMVKGGEDTVRMIKEAGGDAYFIKTDISQRSDIEEMVRETIGIYDRIDYAFNNVGVGVNLALTADFAEENWDHVMNINLKGIWLCMKYEIPIMLKQGGGVIVNMSSASGLHGTPYQCAYSASKHGVLGLTKTTALEYAKFGIRVNAVCPGPILTPGTEGYFNRDPEAKAKLNATTPMGRIGLPQEIAETVLWLCSGGASYITGQSIAIDGGRSVV
- a CDS encoding FAD-binding protein → MAKEKKKENNKASRREFLKNAGLFAGGIAGSMGMANLAGAATAVKDTAKEILIQGQTVNVPEPVYEVYNTDILILGGGFAAVSAAMEAFGQGANLMMVDKGPFGYSGGFGMNWDNYITSITDGDMAYKFNFWYSEGLCNQKALKAVFNHMPNHRIMVDIANRGTTAFARTKTGKLFKVPMPGQEMVEHGFSRHESDEIKRQGINVVDKTIITNLFMQDGQCIGAMGIYLPTGAFRVFRAKATILATGPCTWHYGWISVSPVSLGSPDNTGDLDAIALRNGARITGCEFFANDLISIYPEGLAASYNGGIGADDINYAYICDKNGDFWMKNIPKAEMNRGLFAREVAKKILEGKGSPNGGVYIDCRSNKILDELRDTYKRNVKPYKELFGIDVQKDRLEVAVEWYESNAHPIIDENLATDIPGLFCPVGGGLRGAKSGGIALNMSASSLAAIKAVKYAEDNKINSIDWQPVYNEFTRVHEILGRKVKNPIRPHVVRHALQKAAYKGLGPIRDAVSLESSIKEIERIKKEDLPRMVVSAKTKTFNTEWKEAIENYNMIDLVECMCRAALMRTETRGQHYRSDYSKRDNDNWLCNITVKLVNGNLQLEKKPIVTLDYSPEQVKKFIDNKFTL